In Sulfurisphaera javensis, a single genomic region encodes these proteins:
- a CDS encoding Lsm family RNA-binding protein encodes MMSSRRVATELNSLLDKTVTVRLINNKIYSGTLSSYELSPFILTLTNAKDNDNNSYYKVILNGSSITEILVKSSPIFDPREFADLITKELNLRAGDAKVYEEAGVVIVLDKIKVSENGVEGSGPLAQRVYDLYNDYINKKKKGA; translated from the coding sequence TTGATGAGTAGCAGAAGAGTAGCAACGGAATTAAACTCCTTACTCGATAAAACAGTTACTGTAAGGCTTATAAATAATAAGATATACTCTGGTACTTTATCATCATACGAGTTATCACCATTTATTTTGACGTTAACAAATGCGAAAGATAACGATAATAACAGTTACTATAAAGTCATTTTAAACGGTAGTTCGATAACTGAAATTCTAGTAAAATCATCACCTATATTTGATCCAAGAGAATTTGCAGATTTGATTACTAAAGAACTTAATTTAAGGGCAGGTGATGCGAAAGTATATGAAGAAGCTGGTGTTGTTATAGTTTTGGATAAAATTAAAGTTTCTGAGAACGGAGTTGAAGGGAGCGGACCTTTAGCTCAAAGAGTATATGATCTATATAACGATTACATTAATAAAAAGAAGAAAGGAGCATAA
- the tgtA gene encoding tRNA guanosine(15) transglycosylase TgtA, with protein sequence MVGEFEIKDEDLAGRIGILTTKKGKLETPVFFPVINPFKTEITIKDIENIDFKNIITNAYLIKKNINEEKDIHEILNFNGVIMTDSGAYQILQYGNIDVLNREIVEYEKAINTDIAVFLDLPTGDTNDRKEAEYSVKITLERAKEIEELIKDDNERIWVHPIQGGKFLDLVKYSSIEADKNEIFKMLALGSPTVVMEKYEYSLLIDMVFTAKSNVSRGKPFHLFGGGLPHIIPLVVALGVDSFDSASYILYARDNRYITRSKVYRLEELEYFPCSCPVCSKYTPKDLLEMPKEQRIRLLAIHNLYTIKEEINATKQAIKEGRLFEYVQEKAYSHPAVYSAFKRLLRYKEYLEKYDPRVKGNVKGLFFFDYNSLERPELVRHDKFLFTIKKNKEKAIVICNKEKAMKFYSEDTDVYYVHPFYGIIPKELIEVYPYYQTEFPEEIDKEVISTVKNKVIDFFKRQQYKEIKFEECEKYDITYIPY encoded by the coding sequence ATGGTTGGAGAATTCGAAATTAAGGACGAAGATTTAGCTGGAAGAATAGGAATATTGACTACAAAGAAAGGAAAACTTGAGACACCAGTTTTTTTCCCAGTAATTAATCCATTTAAAACAGAGATAACCATAAAAGATATAGAGAATATAGACTTTAAAAACATAATAACTAACGCCTATCTAATTAAGAAAAATATAAATGAAGAAAAAGATATTCATGAAATACTTAATTTTAATGGAGTAATCATGACAGATTCTGGTGCTTATCAAATACTTCAGTACGGTAACATAGACGTTCTCAATAGAGAAATAGTGGAATATGAAAAAGCAATAAACACTGATATTGCAGTCTTTCTAGATCTTCCTACTGGAGATACAAATGATAGAAAGGAAGCTGAATATAGTGTAAAAATAACATTAGAAAGGGCAAAAGAGATAGAGGAATTAATCAAAGACGATAATGAAAGAATTTGGGTTCATCCAATTCAAGGAGGAAAATTTCTTGATTTAGTTAAATATTCCTCTATTGAAGCTGATAAAAATGAAATATTTAAGATGTTAGCTTTAGGGAGTCCTACCGTTGTTATGGAAAAATATGAATATTCTTTATTAATTGACATGGTTTTCACTGCAAAAAGTAATGTAAGTCGTGGAAAACCATTTCATTTGTTTGGTGGGGGTCTTCCACACATAATACCTTTAGTAGTTGCTCTTGGAGTAGATTCATTTGATTCCGCCTCGTACATACTATATGCTAGAGATAATAGATACATAACAAGAAGTAAAGTTTACAGATTAGAAGAACTAGAATATTTTCCATGTTCCTGCCCTGTATGTTCAAAATACACTCCAAAAGATTTGTTAGAGATGCCTAAAGAACAAAGAATTAGATTATTAGCTATACATAACTTATATACTATAAAAGAGGAAATTAATGCAACCAAGCAAGCTATAAAAGAGGGAAGATTATTTGAGTATGTTCAAGAAAAAGCTTACTCCCATCCTGCTGTATATTCTGCTTTTAAAAGATTATTAAGATACAAAGAATACTTAGAAAAATATGATCCAAGAGTGAAGGGAAATGTAAAGGGTCTCTTCTTTTTTGATTACAACTCTTTAGAAAGGCCAGAATTGGTAAGACATGATAAATTTTTATTTACTATAAAAAAGAACAAAGAGAAAGCGATCGTTATATGTAATAAAGAGAAAGCCATGAAATTTTATTCTGAAGATACTGACGTATATTATGTTCATCCGTTTTATGGTATTATACCTAAAGAATTAATAGAAGTTTATCCATATTATCAAACAGAGTTTCCAGAGGAAATAGATAAAGAAGTGATTTCTACCGTGAAAAATAAAGTGATAGATTTCTTTAAAAGACAACAATACAAAGAGATAAAATTTGAAGAATGCGAAAAATATGATATTACATATATACCCTATTAG
- a CDS encoding proteasome assembly chaperone family protein, whose product MSIKIVLKGINENELKGVRFITGFRTLGEVGYIATRYLALKLGMKRVGFVLTKYLRDVTFIDEYGLATPFELFYDKNNNILVLLSHLLPLQKEMNIFTEKIIKWLKKIEVSEMLLIGGLDKRYKNDNSNLRWLKTSTSKINLPYPLMEKQLLIIGPLALFTIYAEIEDIPTTVLLPYADRERIDPAAAAVALEEINKLYSLTVDVSELYEDARKIEEELQRQLELVQKELTKEGSNRVYM is encoded by the coding sequence ATGTCGATCAAGATAGTTTTGAAGGGAATTAATGAGAACGAACTAAAAGGAGTTAGATTTATAACTGGTTTTAGGACTCTTGGTGAGGTTGGTTACATTGCTACTAGATATCTGGCATTAAAACTAGGAATGAAAAGAGTAGGTTTTGTTTTAACAAAGTACTTAAGAGATGTAACATTTATTGATGAATACGGATTAGCAACTCCTTTTGAATTATTTTACGATAAAAATAATAATATTTTAGTTTTGCTTAGTCATCTTTTACCATTACAGAAAGAAATGAATATATTCACTGAGAAGATTATTAAATGGTTAAAGAAAATTGAAGTTTCAGAGATGTTATTAATAGGAGGTCTAGATAAGAGATATAAAAATGATAATAGTAATTTAAGATGGTTAAAGACCTCAACAAGCAAGATAAATCTTCCATATCCATTGATGGAAAAACAGCTATTAATTATTGGACCATTAGCTTTGTTTACAATATATGCTGAAATAGAAGATATCCCTACTACAGTATTATTACCTTACGCTGATAGAGAAAGAATAGATCCTGCCGCAGCTGCAGTGGCTTTAGAAGAGATTAATAAACTTTACAGCCTTACTGTTGATGTTTCAGAATTATATGAAGATGCTAGAAAAATAGAAGAAGAATTGCAAAGACAACTAGAGCTAGTTCAAAAAGAATTAACCAAAGAGGGATCTAATAGGGTATATATGTAA
- a CDS encoding PUA domain-containing protein: MKAQREDLEYLRNIATYQFSYEISSCLFPQDSSFLIQKSLTTNRIRFILTEDKKLYLVLRAQDNLFSLTELSGAVIKSCSTPPTFRFVIRNDVANFIREGRNVFCKFVVNADKNIRAGDEVLIVDENDNLLGVGRAKVSGEEVKQYKRGLAVIVKRGIKNVDQDSFEGN; this comes from the coding sequence ATGAAGGCACAAAGAGAAGATTTAGAATATTTACGTAATATTGCAACTTATCAATTTTCTTATGAAATTAGTTCATGCTTATTTCCCCAAGATTCCTCTTTTTTAATTCAAAAGTCTTTAACTACAAATAGGATAAGATTTATTCTTACAGAAGATAAAAAACTATATCTAGTTCTTAGAGCCCAAGATAATCTCTTTTCATTAACAGAATTAAGTGGAGCAGTGATTAAATCATGTTCAACTCCTCCAACTTTTAGATTTGTTATAAGAAATGATGTTGCTAATTTTATTAGAGAAGGAAGAAATGTGTTTTGTAAATTTGTTGTTAATGCAGATAAAAATATTAGAGCAGGAGATGAAGTATTAATTGTAGATGAGAATGATAACCTATTAGGTGTCGGAAGAGCAAAGGTTTCTGGGGAAGAAGTAAAACAATATAAAAGGGGTTTAGCTGTAATTGTTAAGAGAGGTATAAAAAATGTCGATCAAGATAGTTTTGAAGGGAATTAA
- a CDS encoding proteasome-activating nucleotidase — MSDELDSYRAKHYNSDDPIVRLLEEKIESLTKELEKLRQDLNWYKGELEKLLAPPYIEAIVLDILPDGKVVVRSSSGPNLIVNVSSNIDIKKLKPGTSVALTQRGSTIVEILPEREDVYVKSFEVVEKPNVHYSDIGGLSEQIRELVEVVELPLKNPELFREIGIEPPKGVLLYGPPGTGKTMLAKAVAAESNATFIQVVASEFAQKFVGEGARIVREVFELARRKAPSIVFIDEIDAIGAKRVDMGTSGEREVQRTLMQLLAEIDGFKPLDNVKIIAATNRIDILDPALLRPGRFDRLIEVPLPNYEGRKEIFRIYLQKMKVDGSIKYDVLASLTNGFSGAEIKNACTEAGYIAIREGRRYITMDDLVKAIEKIRAKNNKSKSTERSEKYV; from the coding sequence TTGTCAGACGAGTTAGACAGTTATAGGGCTAAGCATTATAACAGTGATGATCCTATAGTTAGACTATTAGAAGAGAAAATAGAGTCGTTAACTAAAGAACTTGAAAAACTAAGACAAGACCTTAATTGGTATAAAGGAGAACTCGAAAAGCTATTAGCTCCACCATATATTGAAGCTATAGTATTAGATATTTTACCAGATGGTAAGGTTGTAGTAAGGAGCTCTTCAGGACCTAATCTTATTGTAAATGTTTCTTCCAATATAGATATAAAGAAGCTAAAGCCCGGTACTTCAGTAGCATTAACTCAGAGAGGGTCAACTATTGTTGAAATCTTACCAGAAAGAGAAGATGTATATGTAAAATCGTTCGAAGTAGTAGAAAAGCCTAATGTACATTACTCAGACATAGGTGGACTAAGCGAACAAATTAGAGAACTGGTAGAAGTAGTAGAATTACCATTAAAGAATCCAGAACTCTTTAGGGAAATTGGGATAGAACCACCTAAGGGAGTTTTATTATATGGTCCTCCAGGAACTGGGAAAACTATGCTAGCTAAGGCTGTTGCAGCTGAAAGTAATGCGACGTTTATACAAGTGGTTGCTTCAGAGTTTGCACAAAAATTTGTGGGAGAAGGAGCAAGGATAGTAAGAGAAGTCTTTGAGTTAGCTAGAAGAAAAGCTCCTTCAATAGTTTTCATTGATGAAATTGATGCAATTGGGGCTAAAAGAGTTGATATGGGCACTAGTGGAGAAAGAGAAGTTCAAAGAACTTTAATGCAATTACTTGCTGAAATTGATGGTTTTAAACCATTAGATAATGTGAAAATTATTGCAGCAACTAATAGAATAGACATTCTTGATCCAGCATTATTAAGACCTGGGAGGTTTGATAGGTTAATAGAGGTTCCACTTCCAAACTATGAGGGTAGAAAGGAGATATTTAGAATATATCTTCAAAAAATGAAAGTAGATGGTTCAATTAAATATGATGTGCTAGCTAGCCTCACTAATGGTTTTAGCGGTGCAGAGATTAAGAATGCATGTACAGAAGCTGGTTACATTGCTATAAGAGAAGGAAGAAGATATATTACTATGGATGATTTAGTAAAAGCGATAGAAAAAATTAGAGCTAAAAATAATAAGTCTAAGTCTACAGAAAGATCAGAAAAATATGTTTAA
- a CDS encoding multiprotein bridging factor aMBF1 has translation MQSPVTKYCEMCGAPIKGNGITVAYEGSIITVCSSCYNKIKKSAKIVDEKELKKKEEKKKIKTTVPKLSTEVELEVVDDYYKLIKEGRERLKMTQQQLAQQLKVSENVIKRFESGKLKPTIQQAKQLERILGIKLLIPVESEEENEETDFELTLGDVANIREGKK, from the coding sequence ATGCAAAGCCCAGTTACAAAATACTGTGAAATGTGTGGTGCTCCTATAAAAGGTAACGGGATTACTGTAGCTTATGAAGGTAGTATTATTACTGTATGCTCTTCTTGTTATAATAAAATTAAGAAGTCTGCAAAAATAGTTGACGAAAAAGAATTAAAGAAGAAAGAAGAGAAGAAAAAAATAAAAACAACGGTACCAAAATTATCAACTGAAGTGGAGTTAGAAGTAGTAGATGATTATTATAAGTTAATAAAAGAAGGAAGAGAAAGACTTAAAATGACTCAACAACAATTAGCACAACAACTTAAGGTTTCAGAAAACGTTATAAAAAGATTTGAAAGCGGAAAACTAAAACCAACAATACAACAAGCTAAACAATTAGAAAGAATACTTGGGATAAAATTACTTATACCAGTTGAATCTGAAGAAGAAAATGAAGAAACAGACTTTGAACTAACATTGGGTGATGTAGCTAACATTAGAGAGGGAAAGAAGTGA
- the hflX gene encoding GTPase HflX: MKAILFTAEEYKDEALSLAETALYDVVKIYKLPKKPNPNFYIQKDKLEEIKKLDDVDTIIVFDLLKSRHFINLNKELLGKKILDKVLLLLEIFALHAGSKEAKLQIELARMKYELPILKDLYKKTKITEQQGPLGAGVYGVESAIRLYQRRIVKIRKELEELKKIREDQIKRTNFNSIAIVGYTNAGKTTIFNYLTGLNQKVDSSMFTTTSPKRYAIPLDGKKILLVDTVGFIRGIPPQIVEAFFVTLSEAKYANALLLVLDSSLSSTLLVEMLQSSLEILRELGISGKPMIIALNKIDKNANDNELREKIDLVKELSSTLYTPVIDVIPVSALKGINMNLLRDRLLTLIQTS; the protein is encoded by the coding sequence GTGAAAGCAATTCTGTTTACAGCTGAGGAATATAAAGATGAAGCATTATCATTAGCAGAGACTGCTTTATATGATGTAGTGAAAATTTATAAGTTACCAAAAAAGCCAAATCCAAATTTTTATATTCAAAAAGATAAGCTAGAAGAGATAAAAAAACTAGACGACGTAGATACTATAATAGTTTTTGATCTATTAAAATCTAGGCATTTTATAAATCTTAATAAAGAATTATTAGGAAAGAAAATTCTAGATAAAGTCCTTTTATTGCTAGAAATTTTTGCTTTGCACGCAGGATCAAAAGAAGCTAAACTACAAATAGAATTAGCAAGAATGAAATACGAGTTACCTATCTTAAAAGATCTTTATAAGAAAACTAAGATTACCGAACAGCAAGGTCCGTTAGGAGCTGGTGTTTACGGTGTTGAATCTGCCATAAGACTTTATCAAAGAAGAATAGTTAAGATTCGTAAAGAATTAGAAGAACTTAAGAAAATAAGAGAGGACCAAATAAAAAGAACAAACTTTAATAGTATAGCAATAGTTGGTTATACTAATGCCGGTAAGACAACGATATTTAACTATTTAACTGGTCTTAATCAGAAAGTCGATTCCTCAATGTTTACAACAACTTCTCCTAAAAGATATGCAATACCTTTAGATGGTAAAAAGATACTTTTAGTAGATACAGTAGGATTTATTAGAGGTATTCCTCCTCAAATAGTTGAAGCATTCTTTGTAACCTTATCTGAAGCTAAATATGCTAATGCATTATTACTTGTACTAGATTCCTCTTTATCAAGTACATTGTTAGTTGAAATGTTACAAAGTTCATTAGAGATTTTAAGAGAATTAGGAATTTCTGGTAAGCCTATGATAATAGCACTTAATAAAATTGATAAAAACGCTAATGACAATGAACTAAGAGAAAAGATAGATTTAGTTAAAGAACTAAGTAGTACTCTCTATACTCCGGTCATTGATGTAATACCAGTGTCAGCATTAAAAGGTATAAATATGAATTTATTAAGGGATAGGTTATTAACACTAATACAAACTTCGTAA
- a CDS encoding tRNA methyltransferase, producing the protein MEKVKETWGGKYFLVEFVKNPKSFVEKWKRDGGIVVHLTMYGLPIDNVIDRINSENKKILIIVGSEKVEGWFYYNSDYNIAIGNQPHSEVAALAIFLDRIYKGGELNIQFSDAKLSIIPQEKGKKVIKNE; encoded by the coding sequence ATTGAAAAAGTAAAGGAAACTTGGGGAGGAAAATACTTTTTAGTTGAATTTGTGAAAAATCCTAAAAGTTTTGTTGAAAAATGGAAAAGAGATGGAGGAATAGTAGTACACTTAACAATGTATGGACTTCCGATAGATAATGTAATTGATAGAATAAATTCAGAAAACAAAAAAATCCTTATAATAGTTGGATCTGAAAAAGTAGAAGGCTGGTTCTACTATAATTCAGATTACAACATAGCTATAGGAAACCAACCTCATTCAGAAGTTGCAGCTTTGGCAATTTTCTTGGATAGAATATATAAGGGTGGAGAACTAAATATACAATTTAGTGATGCAAAATTATCAATTATACCCCAGGAGAAGGGAAAAAAGGTGATAAAAAATGAGTAG
- a CDS encoding transcription factor, with protein MSSRAEELILSLAKDLVGEDATELLRFLLKKRTEMTDEDIAKELNIKVNEIRKKLYLLSDQGFITYRKTRDKDTGLFIYYWKVNLDQINELLLNRKRLVLEKLKTRYEQEKDSLYYYCPQDNIQFNFDEALENEFKCPKCGSPLEYYDSEKTKKFLEYKIKQLESEIERETKHGSNNR; from the coding sequence ATGAGTAGTAGAGCTGAAGAGTTAATACTTAGTTTAGCAAAAGATTTAGTAGGAGAGGATGCTACAGAACTCCTTAGGTTTCTTCTAAAGAAAAGAACGGAAATGACAGATGAAGATATAGCTAAAGAGTTAAACATTAAAGTAAATGAAATTAGAAAGAAGCTTTATTTACTTTCTGATCAAGGATTTATAACTTATAGAAAAACAAGAGATAAAGATACTGGTTTATTTATTTATTATTGGAAAGTTAACTTAGATCAAATAAACGAATTGTTACTTAATAGAAAAAGACTCGTATTAGAAAAATTAAAGACTAGGTATGAACAAGAAAAAGATTCCCTTTATTACTATTGTCCTCAAGATAATATACAGTTCAATTTTGACGAAGCCTTAGAAAACGAATTTAAATGTCCAAAATGTGGTTCTCCATTAGAGTATTATGATTCAGAAAAAACCAAGAAATTCTTAGAGTATAAGATAAAACAGCTTGAAAGCGAAATAGAAAGAGAGACAAAGCATGGGTCTAATAACCGTTGA
- a CDS encoding DNA cytosine methyltransferase — translation MGLITVDLFSGAGGFSIGFKRVGFDIRLAIDINHAATRTYSTNFPEVTVIEDDIRNITGKDIEYFVGKKIDVVIGSPPCEPYTGANPLRMREPLDRLYLDEDGQLTLEYIRLVDELRPKVFVMENVPSIIGTESLKSAIEYEFHKIGYKVFFNFLNAEDYGNPSKRTRVFISNIKINPPKIKHKRTVWDAISDLQERTDIPNNEIQDLSEEKIKEISKLDFGDYLTMFRGSSGKNIPLYIRLNPYDIAPTVLGNSRFIHPFENRFLTVREQARLMSYPDDHIFLGSKEEQYNQVGEAVPVALSTAIAREIMGKVYGIINSAP, via the coding sequence ATGGGTCTAATAACCGTTGACCTTTTTTCAGGTGCTGGAGGATTCTCAATAGGGTTTAAAAGAGTAGGATTTGATATAAGGTTAGCAATAGATATAAATCATGCTGCAACGCGCACTTATTCTACTAATTTCCCAGAAGTAACAGTAATTGAAGATGATATAAGAAATATTACTGGTAAAGATATTGAGTATTTTGTAGGAAAAAAGATAGACGTTGTAATTGGAAGTCCTCCTTGTGAACCATATACTGGAGCCAATCCTTTAAGGATGAGAGAACCACTTGATAGGCTTTATCTAGATGAAGATGGCCAGCTTACACTAGAATATATTAGGCTTGTTGACGAGTTAAGGCCTAAGGTATTCGTTATGGAAAATGTACCGTCAATTATAGGTACGGAGTCTCTAAAATCTGCTATAGAATACGAATTTCATAAAATTGGGTATAAGGTATTCTTTAATTTTTTAAACGCAGAAGATTACGGAAATCCTTCTAAGAGAACTAGAGTCTTCATAAGTAATATAAAGATAAATCCACCTAAGATTAAACATAAAAGAACTGTTTGGGATGCAATAAGCGATTTACAAGAAAGGACTGATATTCCAAACAATGAGATTCAAGATTTGTCTGAGGAGAAAATTAAGGAAATTTCAAAGTTAGATTTTGGAGACTATTTAACTATGTTTAGAGGTAGTTCTGGTAAGAATATTCCATTATATATTAGACTTAATCCTTATGACATTGCCCCTACAGTATTAGGAAATTCACGCTTTATACATCCTTTTGAGAACAGATTTCTAACAGTTAGAGAACAAGCAAGATTAATGAGTTATCCAGATGATCACATTTTCTTAGGAAGCAAAGAGGAACAGTATAATCAAGTAGGTGAAGCAGTTCCAGTAGCCTTATCTACTGCAATTGCACGAGAAATAATGGGTAAAGTATATGGAATTATTAATAGTGCTCCATAA
- a CDS encoding RecB-family nuclease produces the protein MELLIVLHNVSSTQRIIDFAKLIFNLNINHFIVTKVGGVAAQAGVPEVSKIAYKNNKSFIILPDLKDAIELFKPDAVYLFTQSAEKKFTKELLKDKNRVMLVFSGIETGFNKLELNLGEAVKIEGISNEISSVALAGILVYCILNDGNILH, from the coding sequence ATGGAATTATTAATAGTGCTCCATAACGTAAGTAGTACCCAAAGAATTATTGATTTTGCAAAGTTAATATTTAATTTAAATATAAATCATTTTATTGTAACAAAAGTAGGAGGAGTAGCAGCACAAGCCGGAGTACCGGAAGTTAGTAAAATAGCATATAAAAATAACAAGTCATTTATTATATTACCAGACCTTAAGGATGCTATAGAATTATTTAAACCAGATGCAGTTTATCTTTTTACTCAGTCAGCTGAAAAGAAATTTACAAAAGAATTATTAAAAGATAAAAATAGAGTAATGTTAGTTTTTTCTGGTATTGAGACAGGATTTAATAAATTAGAGCTCAACCTAGGAGAAGCTGTAAAAATCGAGGGAATAAGCAATGAGATTTCATCTGTTGCATTAGCTGGAATATTAGTGTATTGTATATTAAATGATGGTAATATACTGCATTAA
- a CDS encoding tyrosine-type recombinase/integrase: protein MELTEEELKRIDEKARRKIFEYLDSQKRKPDTIDRTTWYRIKKGVRGIGDDTLRKMIEVLTPEEFAKLIYDAEVNTNVRIDTVQGAIFFVEDAVKKFKEIVDLHPELTNYVADKILPFVSSLPHSVTIKPEHIKKFEAIMKMKGLAKKTYENNYNYLLRALRDLNYQLSPDALAEYIVSLQEESPNVAEHVAKALKLFIKEVLKDKLLYDSFKTPRASSVRVIPAEFLDYDNLKKIFEAINHVPAKAFFLLLAESGWRPNEIFSLTLDKVDFKERLIRLEKVTRSKRAYITFLHEKTAEWLEKEYLPVRQSFVEAMKPQLTKLAEANPEQGIDVSEWEKKLFPYGIDSLREKIREGVAKVLGEEKAKTFTLYYLRHAWSTYMRRNNAPADITNLLQGRAPPKEFKILVEGYTHYGIEDLRKVYEKFAPCLICNR from the coding sequence TTGGAATTAACAGAAGAAGAACTAAAGCGAATTGATGAAAAAGCAAGAAGGAAAATCTTTGAATATCTAGATTCTCAGAAGAGAAAGCCAGACACGATTGATAGAACCACGTGGTACAGGATAAAGAAAGGAGTGAGAGGAATAGGGGACGACACTTTGAGGAAGATGATAGAAGTGTTGACTCCCGAAGAGTTTGCTAAGTTAATTTACGACGCTGAAGTCAACACTAACGTAAGAATCGACACTGTTCAGGGTGCGATCTTTTTTGTGGAAGATGCCGTGAAGAAGTTTAAAGAAATTGTTGACCTTCACCCTGAACTTACGAATTATGTAGCGGATAAGATTTTGCCGTTTGTGTCATCATTGCCACACTCCGTAACGATAAAGCCTGAGCATATCAAAAAGTTTGAGGCTATAATGAAGATGAAAGGATTGGCAAAGAAAACATACGAAAATAATTACAATTACTTACTCCGAGCTTTGCGCGATCTCAACTATCAACTATCTCCAGATGCTTTGGCGGAATATATTGTTTCTCTTCAAGAGGAGTCACCTAATGTAGCTGAACACGTCGCTAAAGCGCTTAAACTTTTCATAAAGGAAGTTTTGAAGGACAAATTACTCTATGACTCGTTCAAAACGCCACGTGCATCTTCTGTTAGAGTAATACCCGCTGAATTTTTGGATTATGATAATTTGAAGAAGATCTTTGAGGCGATTAACCACGTGCCCGCTAAGGCTTTCTTCCTTCTTCTCGCTGAATCAGGTTGGAGACCTAACGAGATATTTTCTCTAACGTTGGATAAAGTGGATTTCAAGGAAAGGCTCATTCGATTAGAGAAAGTAACTAGAAGTAAGAGAGCTTATATCACGTTTTTGCATGAGAAAACGGCGGAGTGGTTAGAAAAGGAGTACTTGCCAGTAAGACAATCTTTTGTTGAGGCTATGAAACCTCAGTTGACAAAATTAGCTGAGGCAAATCCTGAACAGGGAATAGACGTAAGCGAGTGGGAGAAGAAACTATTCCCATATGGCATAGATTCATTAAGAGAGAAAATTAGAGAAGGAGTAGCGAAAGTTTTGGGAGAGGAGAAAGCGAAAACTTTCACGCTCTACTACTTGCGCCACGCGTGGAGTACTTATATGAGGAGAAATAACGCACCCGCCGATATTACTAATCTGTTACAGGGTAGAGCACCGCCTAAGGAGTTTAAAATTTTAGTTGAGGGTTATACGCATTACGGTATTGAAGATTTAAGAAAAGTGTATGAAAAGTTCGCGCCATGTTTAATTTGCAATAGATGA
- a CDS encoding putative integrase — MTKEKTRYKYGDVIIRERKGRYYVYKLETLNGEVKERYVGPLDDVVKTYVKLKVGVEGGTPFNGPAGT; from the coding sequence ATGACGAAAGAAAAAACGAGATACAAATATGGTGATGTGATAATAAGGGAAAGAAAAGGGCGGTATTATGTCTATAAATTGGAAACGTTAAATGGTGAGGTAAAGGAACGTTACGTGGGTCCTTTAGATGACGTCGTAAAAACTTACGTTAAATTGAAAGTGGGGGTTGAAGGGGGTACCCCCTTCAATGGGCCCGCTGGGACTTGA